Proteins from a single region of Pseudodesulfovibrio portus:
- a CDS encoding sulfotransferase family protein: MHEMKQQSDDIFIVGCPRSGTYLLSTLLNHHFSVGIPVETHFIPLFYRFLYLWGDLSQESNRLRLMDDIVDFLRIWTHYELTGVETNNDQMFSLLEVSDRSKEIARNATGYPDMVSGMLQAYAEKTGKRRWGEKSAFNKHLPLQYLDESVSSLKVIHLIRDPRDVALSWGKIWCGPKWVTECALYWRTHIREKRRWGAVNRNRYLEIRYEDLVESTDAVLSRLEEFIGAECENRDMPYWESPLAKGLSKSSTHGLLGRPMQRGNTLKWKRQMSRGDLDLVESLCWDEIIELGYPTVNQERPDSAWLRMRVLKESIRGMFSQRRAKVLVKNWLPVLIRFTRALKIPMVNIFFRLCSAENECCKRNVNTKGKDAQ, from the coding sequence ATGCATGAGATGAAACAACAATCGGACGATATATTCATAGTTGGCTGCCCCCGGTCAGGGACGTATCTTTTGTCGACCCTTCTCAACCACCATTTTTCAGTGGGAATACCGGTTGAAACACATTTCATCCCTCTGTTTTATCGGTTCCTTTACCTTTGGGGAGACCTGTCTCAGGAGAGTAATCGGCTCCGTCTGATGGATGATATAGTCGATTTCCTCAGAATCTGGACGCATTATGAGCTCACTGGCGTTGAAACAAACAACGATCAAATGTTCAGCCTGTTGGAAGTATCTGATCGATCGAAGGAAATAGCCAGAAATGCGACTGGGTATCCTGATATGGTTTCCGGTATGCTTCAGGCATACGCCGAGAAGACAGGAAAACGGCGTTGGGGAGAGAAAAGTGCATTCAACAAACATCTGCCCTTACAATATCTCGATGAAAGCGTTTCCAGTTTGAAGGTGATTCATTTGATTCGCGATCCCCGGGATGTGGCTCTCTCATGGGGGAAAATCTGGTGTGGCCCAAAGTGGGTGACAGAGTGCGCTTTGTACTGGCGAACCCATATCCGGGAAAAGAGAAGGTGGGGTGCGGTCAACCGGAATCGGTATTTGGAAATACGGTATGAGGACCTGGTGGAATCGACGGATGCAGTGCTGTCCCGTCTGGAGGAGTTTATTGGCGCTGAGTGTGAAAACAGAGACATGCCCTATTGGGAATCACCGCTGGCCAAAGGACTGTCCAAGAGTTCGACTCACGGCTTGTTGGGCCGCCCCATGCAGCGGGGAAATACGCTGAAGTGGAAGCGGCAGATGAGCAGGGGGGATTTGGATCTTGTGGAAAGTCTCTGCTGGGATGAGATCATTGAACTTGGTTATCCGACGGTCAACCAGGAGCGACCTGATTCAGCATGGTTACGGATGCGGGTACTCAAGGAAAGTATTCGCGGCATGTTTTCTCAACGCCGGGCTAAGGTGCTGGTCAAGAATTGGTTGCCTGTGCTGATCAGGTTTACCCGGGCACTGAAGATTCCGATGGTCAACATCTTTTTCAGATTGTGTTCTGCGGAGAACGAGTGTTGCAAACGAAACGTCAACACGAAGGGTAAGGATGCTCAATAG
- a CDS encoding thiamine pyrophosphate-binding protein, protein MNVSDIIIDFLVGQNVSKVFLMTGGHVAFMLDHLYGREDIGYVCVSHEQAASMAADGYSRIRPDSIGVSIATSGPGATNLLTGIGCSWFDSIPSLHLTGQVNTNESKGDKPVRQIGFQEMDIVDMAKPITKWAATVDAPENILWYLEKAVHVAKSGRPGPVLLDIPMNFQRQDVDFDSLPHYVPEEDAVAPASGLERGIAECAALLAKAERPAILAGGGVRNGQATAELRRLAEKLNAPVCLSMNGIDAFPHDHPNYGGFIGVYGNRGGNLTLANSDLIIAVGSRLDSRQTGVDTGKFARFAKKVVVDIDPGEIGSRFTPDVAVHADSKDFLTGLLDAVGDGCRCADEWLNRVRQWREAYPPCPPQYCGTEVLNPYMFMGALSEQLGPDDTVALDTGQNMVWGTQVIHPRQNIRMWTAGGMSPMGYSFPAAIGARLAREKGRAISIIGDGGMQINVQELETIARHNLALTVFVVNNSGLGLIRQFQDDYLGSRHVAATEPQGFTSPDFVAIAEAYGVKALRISDPAGLEAGIRESLAHDGPVLVDVQVDTTCNVIPKALMGHPMEDQFPYIDEQEFLDQMIVEPLDPASYRL, encoded by the coding sequence ATGAACGTTTCCGATATTATCATAGACTTTCTGGTCGGACAGAACGTCTCCAAGGTCTTCCTGATGACGGGCGGCCACGTCGCCTTCATGCTCGACCATTTGTATGGCCGGGAGGACATCGGGTATGTCTGCGTCTCCCATGAGCAGGCAGCGTCCATGGCCGCCGACGGCTACAGCCGCATCCGGCCGGATTCCATCGGGGTTTCCATTGCCACCAGCGGACCGGGGGCAACCAATCTCCTTACCGGGATCGGTTGCTCCTGGTTCGATTCCATTCCCTCCCTGCACCTGACGGGGCAGGTGAACACCAACGAGTCAAAGGGCGACAAACCCGTCCGCCAGATCGGTTTCCAGGAAATGGACATCGTGGACATGGCCAAGCCCATCACCAAGTGGGCGGCCACGGTGGACGCCCCCGAGAATATCCTCTGGTACCTGGAAAAGGCCGTGCATGTGGCCAAGTCCGGCAGGCCCGGCCCGGTGCTGCTGGACATTCCCATGAATTTCCAGCGGCAGGACGTGGATTTCGATTCCCTGCCGCACTATGTGCCGGAAGAGGACGCCGTTGCTCCGGCATCCGGCCTTGAGCGGGGCATTGCCGAGTGCGCGGCCCTGCTTGCGAAGGCGGAGCGCCCGGCCATCCTGGCGGGCGGCGGCGTGCGCAACGGACAGGCGACCGCCGAGTTGCGCCGACTGGCCGAGAAGCTCAACGCCCCGGTCTGCCTGTCCATGAACGGCATCGACGCCTTCCCGCACGACCATCCCAACTACGGCGGGTTCATCGGCGTGTACGGCAATCGCGGGGGCAACCTGACCCTGGCCAACTCCGACCTGATAATCGCGGTGGGCAGCCGCCTGGATTCCCGCCAGACCGGCGTTGACACGGGCAAGTTCGCCCGTTTCGCCAAAAAGGTGGTGGTGGACATCGATCCGGGCGAGATCGGTTCGCGGTTCACTCCCGACGTGGCCGTGCATGCCGACTCGAAAGATTTCCTGACCGGGCTGCTCGACGCCGTGGGCGACGGCTGCCGCTGCGCCGACGAGTGGCTGAACCGGGTCCGGCAGTGGCGCGAGGCCTATCCTCCGTGCCCGCCGCAGTATTGCGGGACCGAAGTCCTCAATCCATATATGTTCATGGGGGCGCTGTCCGAACAGCTCGGCCCGGATGACACCGTGGCCCTGGACACCGGGCAGAACATGGTCTGGGGCACGCAGGTCATCCATCCCCGGCAGAACATCCGGATGTGGACCGCTGGCGGCATGTCGCCCATGGGCTACAGCTTTCCGGCCGCCATCGGCGCGCGTCTTGCCCGCGAGAAGGGGCGGGCCATCAGCATCATCGGCGACGGCGGCATGCAGATCAACGTCCAGGAGCTGGAGACCATCGCCCGGCACAACCTGGCCCTGACCGTGTTCGTGGTCAACAACTCCGGGCTCGGCCTGATCCGCCAGTTCCAGGACGACTACCTCGGCTCCCGCCACGTGGCCGCCACCGAGCCGCAGGGATTCACGTCGCCCGATTTCGTGGCCATTGCCGAGGCGTACGGCGTCAAGGCCCTGCGCATCAGCGATCCGGCCGGGCTTGAGGCGGGCATCCGCGAGTCCCTCGCCCATGACGGCCCCGTGCTCGTGGACGTCCAGGTGGACACGACCTGCAACGTCATTCCCAAGGCGCTCATGGGCCATCCCATGGAAGATCAGTTCCCCTACATCGACGAGCAGGAGTTCCTCGACCAGATGATCGTGGAGCCCCTGGACCCGGCTTCCTACAGATTGTAA
- a CDS encoding class I SAM-dependent methyltransferase, with product MKCIVCESTDIEVAFHLENGPRYAQKLLDSPDDKGGDRMDVKLYKCCDCGMIQIDPDTLEHDEYFEDYLMSRSCTELYVQYDNELTDTLDEKYGLKGQNIVEVGCGDGFFGELLIQRGAAVSAIEPSATACALAEKRGVTCYNTFLNDTITDQVSDRFDGFVTKQVMDLIKDPNEFLASLGKILKPGAWGLIDVPSWTKTLLDMRYYDVLPDRVGYYTAKTLVEIMERNHFHVVEVFHGAEGEYVGAYVVYEGEKEGLLKRFNNEFEEFNDRFTSLMKEYSDAGKKVAAWGAGAKGVTIFSFSGMTPETIAYVVDKDDFKWNKYLPGSKLKVVSPDTVKEQPVDAVIITGVMFYKEITRQLVNDYGFSGDVILLSPMPRVLTREELDAVLKS from the coding sequence ATGAAATGCATTGTTTGCGAGTCCACCGACATCGAAGTGGCCTTTCACCTGGAGAACGGTCCCCGCTATGCCCAGAAACTCCTGGATTCCCCGGACGACAAGGGCGGCGACCGGATGGACGTCAAGCTGTACAAGTGCTGCGACTGCGGCATGATCCAGATCGATCCCGACACCCTTGAGCACGACGAGTACTTCGAGGACTACCTGATGAGCCGCAGCTGCACGGAACTCTACGTGCAGTATGACAACGAGCTGACCGACACCCTGGACGAAAAGTACGGCCTCAAGGGCCAGAACATCGTCGAGGTCGGTTGCGGCGACGGGTTCTTCGGCGAACTGCTCATCCAGCGTGGCGCCGCCGTGTCGGCCATCGAGCCGTCGGCCACTGCCTGCGCCCTGGCCGAGAAGCGCGGCGTGACGTGCTACAACACCTTTCTCAACGACACCATCACCGACCAGGTTTCCGATCGTTTCGACGGCTTCGTCACCAAGCAGGTCATGGACCTGATCAAGGACCCGAACGAGTTCCTGGCCAGCCTGGGCAAGATTCTCAAGCCCGGTGCCTGGGGCCTCATCGACGTCCCGTCCTGGACCAAGACCCTCCTGGACATGCGCTACTACGACGTCCTGCCCGACCGGGTGGGCTACTACACCGCCAAGACCCTGGTGGAGATCATGGAGCGCAACCACTTCCATGTGGTGGAGGTGTTCCACGGCGCTGAGGGCGAGTATGTCGGTGCCTACGTGGTCTACGAGGGCGAGAAGGAAGGGCTGCTCAAGCGGTTCAACAACGAATTCGAGGAGTTCAACGACCGGTTTACCTCCCTGATGAAGGAATACTCCGATGCGGGCAAGAAGGTCGCCGCCTGGGGCGCGGGTGCCAAGGGCGTGACCATCTTCTCCTTCTCCGGCATGACTCCGGAGACCATCGCCTACGTGGTGGACAAGGACGACTTCAAGTGGAACAAGTACCTGCCCGGCTCCAAGCTGAAAGTGGTCTCCCCGGACACCGTCAAGGAACAGCCCGTGGACGCCGTGATCATCACCGGCGTCATGTTCTACAAGGAAATCACCCGGCAGTTGGTCAACGACTACGGCTTCAGCGGGGACGTGATTCTCCTGAGCCCCATGCCCAGGGTCCTGACCAGGGAAGAACTGGACGCGGTCCTCAAATCCTAG
- a CDS encoding DegT/DnrJ/EryC1/StrS family aminotransferase has translation MKRERIHSAGPSITQLEIDTVTDAATTGFYSNYRDYIEKFETEFAEYVGVKYAIATTSATTAMHLMVLAAGLGPGDEVIVPDLSWIATASVHVFSGATPVFVDIEPDTWTMSPASLEAAITPKTKAVMPVDLYGHAVDYDAIVPICRKHGLMIISDSAPAVGTLLNGKSTATYADMAAYSFQGAKMMISGEGGMFVTNNEELFRKADQLAEDGRKPGTFWIEKIGYHYRMSNLTASLGYAQLQRVEELVAMKRQLFDWYHDRLGDIPGIFMFKEKPNCRANCSYPSIVLEGDFKVDRDGLRDEMRNRNIDTRPIFPYMSQFPMFETQDNPVARRIAETGINLPTAAYIDEQDVDDICDVVKDILGV, from the coding sequence ATGAAGAGAGAGCGCATTCACTCCGCAGGCCCGTCCATAACCCAGCTCGAGATCGACACGGTTACGGACGCCGCCACCACCGGTTTTTACTCCAATTATCGTGACTACATCGAAAAATTCGAAACGGAATTCGCCGAGTACGTGGGCGTGAAGTACGCCATCGCCACCACGTCCGCCACCACGGCCATGCATTTGATGGTCCTGGCCGCCGGTCTCGGCCCTGGCGACGAAGTGATCGTGCCGGACCTGTCCTGGATCGCCACGGCCAGCGTCCATGTCTTTTCCGGGGCCACCCCGGTGTTCGTGGACATCGAGCCCGACACCTGGACCATGTCGCCTGCTTCCCTGGAAGCGGCCATCACGCCCAAAACCAAGGCCGTCATGCCCGTGGACCTCTACGGCCACGCCGTGGACTACGACGCCATCGTGCCCATTTGCCGCAAGCACGGGCTGATGATCATCTCCGACTCCGCGCCCGCCGTGGGCACCCTGCTGAACGGCAAGTCCACCGCCACCTACGCGGATATGGCAGCCTATTCCTTCCAGGGCGCCAAGATGATGATCTCCGGCGAGGGCGGCATGTTCGTCACGAACAACGAGGAGCTCTTCAGGAAGGCGGACCAGTTGGCCGAGGACGGCCGCAAGCCCGGCACCTTCTGGATCGAGAAGATCGGCTACCACTACCGCATGTCCAACCTGACCGCGTCCCTGGGGTATGCCCAGCTGCAGCGGGTGGAGGAGCTGGTGGCCATGAAACGGCAGTTGTTCGACTGGTACCATGACCGCCTCGGCGACATCCCCGGCATCTTCATGTTCAAGGAGAAGCCCAACTGCCGCGCCAACTGCTCGTACCCCTCCATCGTCCTCGAAGGCGATTTCAAGGTGGACCGCGACGGCCTGCGCGACGAGATGCGCAACCGCAACATCGATACCCGCCCCATCTTTCCGTACATGAGCCAGTTCCCCATGTTCGAGACGCAGGACAACCCGGTTGCCCGTCGCATCGCGGAAACCGGCATCAACCTGCCCACGGCAGCCTACATTGACGAACAGGATGTTGACGACATCTGTGATGTGGTCAAGGACATCCTGGGCGTGTAA
- a CDS encoding glycosyltransferase family 2 protein has protein sequence MSSKKKISIVIPAWNEQAVIPELGRRLSQVMDRCTAYDFEVIVVENGSVDNSFGLLGKLHEQDSRFKCVQLSRNFTADGGVAAGLRYASGDCAVLMDADLQDPPEVIEEFIEKWEQGYEVVYGIIRRRDGVSAVRKYGNKVFYALVNYMTDIGGTSIPQNVTAFRLMDRKVYEVLNNMGETNRFTRGLCTWCGFSQIGVEFDRADRFAGETKAPLTDIIKEAIDGMFSFSFLPIKVVTFLGIMLSLFSFLFLAWQLISTVFMGSSFEGYLTIISTILLMFGFLFLVLGVIGEYIARIFDEVKRRPLYVVKNTIGFSDNFAEDPHRRLPGHGNGN, from the coding sequence TTGAGCAGCAAAAAGAAGATTTCAATCGTCATTCCCGCCTGGAACGAACAGGCGGTCATCCCCGAACTGGGCCGCAGGTTGTCCCAGGTGATGGACAGGTGCACGGCCTACGACTTCGAGGTCATCGTGGTCGAGAACGGGTCCGTGGACAACTCCTTCGGGCTGCTGGGCAAGCTGCACGAACAGGACTCCCGCTTCAAGTGCGTCCAGCTGTCGCGAAACTTCACTGCGGACGGCGGCGTGGCTGCGGGCCTGCGCTATGCCAGCGGCGACTGCGCCGTGCTCATGGATGCGGACCTGCAGGACCCGCCCGAGGTCATCGAGGAATTCATCGAGAAGTGGGAACAGGGATATGAGGTCGTCTACGGCATCATCCGCAGGCGGGACGGCGTGTCGGCCGTACGCAAGTACGGCAACAAGGTCTTCTACGCCCTGGTCAACTACATGACCGACATCGGCGGCACCAGCATCCCCCAGAACGTCACCGCGTTCAGGCTCATGGACCGGAAGGTCTACGAGGTACTCAACAACATGGGCGAGACCAACCGCTTCACGCGCGGTCTGTGCACCTGGTGCGGCTTTTCCCAGATCGGGGTCGAGTTCGACCGGGCCGACCGGTTCGCGGGCGAGACCAAGGCCCCGCTGACCGACATCATCAAGGAAGCCATCGACGGCATGTTCTCGTTCAGCTTCCTGCCGATCAAGGTGGTGACCTTCCTGGGCATCATGCTCAGCCTGTTCAGCTTCCTCTTTCTCGCCTGGCAGCTCATCTCGACCGTGTTCATGGGCTCCTCCTTCGAGGGCTATCTGACCATCATCAGCACCATCCTGCTCATGTTCGGATTCCTGTTCCTGGTCCTGGGCGTCATCGGCGAGTACATCGCCCGGATTTTCGACGAAGTGAAGAGAAGGCCGCTGTATGTGGTCAAGAATACGATTGGTTTTTCGGATAATTTTGCCGAGGATCCGCATCGGCGGCTTCCCGGTCATGGAAACGGCAATTAG
- the rfbG gene encoding CDP-glucose 4,6-dehydratase — MAPFNDYYKGKRVFVTGHTGFKGAWLALWLTSLGAEVTGYSLAPPSSPSVFDAVRLDERISHVHGDILNADSLTDAMQAAKPHIVFHLAAQALVLDSYEQPVETLQTNIIGSANVMEAVRRTESVETLVLITTDKCYENREQPWGYRENDPLGGHDPYSASKGAMEIVCAAWNNSFFIPEGRVAAATVRAGNVIGGGDFGAHRLVPDYVRAVMQNRPLEVRMPEAVRPWQFVLEPLSGYMWLAVMLGRDPRKYRGAWNFAPGDNTCSVRELAETIGRVSGVGTWKDCSAGSETPHEASILKLCSDKAAAVLKWKAILDIDRTVDLTMRGYAPFVEGDTGRMAEVCERQCAEYTRLAAEKGLPWASDHEG; from the coding sequence ATGGCTCCCTTCAACGATTATTACAAGGGCAAGCGGGTCTTCGTCACCGGGCACACCGGTTTCAAGGGGGCCTGGCTGGCCCTGTGGCTGACGTCCCTCGGGGCGGAGGTGACCGGGTACTCCCTTGCTCCGCCGTCCTCGCCGTCGGTCTTTGACGCGGTCCGGCTCGACGAGCGCATCAGCCACGTTCACGGCGACATCCTGAATGCGGATTCCCTGACCGACGCCATGCAGGCCGCGAAACCCCACATCGTTTTCCATCTGGCGGCCCAGGCCCTGGTGCTCGATTCCTACGAGCAGCCCGTCGAGACCCTGCAGACCAACATCATCGGGTCGGCCAACGTCATGGAGGCGGTGCGCCGGACGGAATCCGTCGAGACCCTTGTCCTGATCACCACGGACAAGTGCTACGAGAATCGGGAGCAGCCCTGGGGCTACCGGGAGAACGACCCCTTGGGCGGGCATGATCCGTACAGCGCCTCAAAGGGTGCCATGGAGATCGTCTGCGCCGCGTGGAACAATTCATTTTTCATCCCCGAGGGCAGGGTGGCGGCGGCCACCGTGCGCGCGGGCAACGTCATCGGCGGCGGCGACTTCGGCGCGCACAGGCTCGTGCCCGACTATGTCCGGGCCGTGATGCAAAACCGGCCGCTGGAAGTACGCATGCCGGAAGCCGTCAGGCCCTGGCAGTTCGTGCTGGAGCCCCTGAGCGGGTACATGTGGCTGGCGGTCATGCTCGGGCGTGATCCCCGGAAGTATCGGGGAGCCTGGAATTTCGCCCCCGGAGACAATACCTGCTCTGTGCGGGAGCTGGCCGAGACCATCGGCCGGGTCAGCGGCGTGGGAACCTGGAAGGATTGTTCGGCCGGGAGCGAAACCCCGCATGAAGCGTCCATTCTCAAGCTGTGCAGCGACAAGGCCGCTGCCGTGCTGAAATGGAAGGCCATTCTGGACATCGACCGGACAGTGGATTTGACCATGCGCGGATACGCGCCCTTCGTGGAAGGCGATACGGGCCGCATGGCCGAAGTCTGCGAACGACAATGTGCCGAGTACACGCGCCTGGCCGCGGAAAAAGGGCTGCCTTGGGCCTCCGATCATGAGGGATAG
- the rfbF gene encoding glucose-1-phosphate cytidylyltransferase: MKAVILCGGKGTRIRDAAESLPKPLIPIGGKPIIWHIMKYYAKFGIKDFVLCLGYKGELFKDFFLNYHSMVYDFTINIGKPHEIVYHHPFEESDWNITLVNTGENTMTGARLRKVRHHLEGEDRFCLTYGDGLADVNLKKVIETHDAAGKTITLTAVHACGRFGEIRVNEGLVKQFNEKPPKSKERINGGYMVIDNARIWDHIGPEDDIVLETDVLEPVCARNELAAYKHNGFWQCMDSPRELEYLNNLWDAGEAPWK, translated from the coding sequence ATGAAAGCAGTCATACTTTGCGGTGGAAAAGGGACACGTATCCGGGATGCGGCCGAGAGCCTGCCCAAGCCCCTGATTCCCATCGGCGGCAAGCCGATCATCTGGCATATCATGAAATACTATGCCAAGTTCGGCATCAAGGACTTTGTCCTGTGCCTCGGGTACAAGGGAGAGTTGTTCAAGGATTTCTTTCTCAACTACCACTCCATGGTCTACGATTTCACCATCAACATCGGGAAGCCGCACGAAATCGTCTACCATCACCCCTTTGAGGAATCCGACTGGAACATCACCCTGGTCAACACCGGTGAAAACACCATGACCGGAGCCCGGCTCAGGAAGGTGCGGCATCATCTTGAAGGCGAGGATAGGTTTTGCCTCACCTACGGTGACGGCCTGGCGGACGTGAACCTGAAAAAGGTGATCGAGACCCATGACGCCGCCGGGAAGACCATCACCCTGACGGCGGTCCACGCCTGCGGGCGGTTCGGGGAAATCCGCGTGAACGAGGGGCTGGTCAAGCAGTTCAACGAGAAGCCGCCCAAGAGCAAGGAGCGGATCAACGGCGGGTACATGGTCATCGACAATGCGCGGATATGGGACCATATCGGCCCGGAGGACGACATCGTGCTGGAAACGGACGTGTTGGAGCCGGTCTGCGCTCGGAACGAGTTGGCCGCCTACAAGCATAACGGTTTCTGGCAGTGCATGGACAGCCCCCGGGAACTCGAATACCTGAACAATCTTTGGGACGCGGGCGAAGCCCCCTGGAAGTGA
- a CDS encoding aldehyde ferredoxin oxidoreductase family protein — protein MPRILRINCRTKEYAFEEVGPYVNLGGRALTSRIINKEVPANCHPLSAENKLVIATGLLGGSTAANSGRVSVGTKSPLTGGIKESNSGGLFAHKMPKMDLLAIVLEDKPAQEAPFSTLFITDEKVEFRNADDIVGMDNYPAHDKLLAEYGDKLVAAMIGPAGETLRKTATIQFTDPYKRPARSAGRGGTGAVLGSKKIKAIVLDPAVNNKVAAVEADTFKAARTTWVNILKEHPVTSQGLPGFGTAVLVNVINEAGALPTKNFRYGQCDHAADISGEKMAETIEARKGKTTEGCHVGCVIQCSQQYNDKNGDYLTSGFEYETIWAFGANAMIKDLDDIATMDRICDDKGMDTIEIGNTVAVAMDGGIIPWGDGKAAIELLKKVGTDDPMGMIIGNGVVAAGDAFGVDRLPVVKSQSMPAYDPRAVKGVGVTYATTAMGADHTAGYGVTANVLGVGGTVDGHKKEGNVELSKNLQVATAAIDSMGFCLFVAFAVLDSENGVQTMADLVQSYTGNAFSVDDLVALGANAMKDEQDFNERAGFSKVDDRLPRFMEIEPLPPHDVTWDFDENEVQGAKA, from the coding sequence ATGCCTAGGATTCTCAGAATCAACTGCCGTACCAAAGAGTATGCCTTTGAAGAAGTCGGCCCGTACGTCAATCTTGGCGGTCGCGCCCTGACCTCCCGCATCATCAACAAAGAAGTTCCGGCCAACTGCCACCCGCTGTCCGCCGAGAACAAGCTCGTCATCGCAACCGGCCTCCTGGGCGGCTCCACCGCCGCCAACTCCGGCCGCGTGTCCGTGGGCACCAAGTCCCCGCTGACCGGCGGCATCAAGGAGTCCAACTCCGGCGGCCTGTTCGCGCACAAGATGCCCAAGATGGACCTACTGGCCATCGTGCTGGAAGACAAGCCCGCCCAGGAAGCGCCCTTCTCCACCCTGTTCATCACCGATGAGAAGGTCGAATTCCGCAATGCCGACGACATCGTGGGCATGGACAACTACCCCGCCCACGACAAGCTGCTGGCCGAATACGGCGACAAGCTGGTCGCGGCAATGATCGGCCCCGCCGGCGAAACCCTGCGCAAGACGGCCACCATCCAGTTCACCGACCCGTACAAGCGCCCCGCCCGTTCCGCCGGTCGCGGCGGCACCGGTGCCGTCCTGGGTTCCAAGAAGATCAAGGCCATAGTGCTCGATCCGGCCGTCAACAACAAGGTCGCCGCCGTGGAGGCCGACACCTTCAAGGCCGCCCGTACCACCTGGGTCAACATCCTCAAGGAGCACCCGGTCACCTCTCAGGGTCTGCCCGGCTTCGGCACCGCAGTCCTGGTCAACGTCATCAACGAAGCGGGCGCGCTGCCCACCAAGAACTTCCGGTACGGTCAGTGCGACCACGCCGCAGACATCTCCGGTGAAAAGATGGCCGAGACCATCGAGGCCCGCAAAGGCAAGACCACCGAAGGTTGCCACGTAGGCTGCGTCATCCAGTGCTCCCAGCAGTACAACGACAAGAACGGCGACTACCTTACCTCCGGTTTCGAATACGAAACCATCTGGGCCTTCGGCGCCAACGCCATGATCAAGGACCTCGATGACATCGCCACCATGGACCGCATCTGTGACGATAAGGGCATGGACACCATCGAGATCGGCAACACCGTGGCCGTGGCCATGGACGGCGGCATCATCCCCTGGGGTGACGGCAAGGCCGCCATCGAGCTGCTCAAGAAGGTCGGCACCGACGATCCCATGGGCATGATCATCGGCAACGGCGTTGTCGCCGCCGGCGACGCCTTTGGCGTCGACCGCCTGCCCGTGGTCAAGAGCCAGTCCATGCCCGCCTACGACCCGCGTGCGGTCAAGGGCGTCGGCGTGACCTACGCCACCACCGCCATGGGTGCCGACCACACCGCCGGTTACGGCGTCACCGCCAACGTCCTCGGCGTGGGCGGCACTGTGGACGGCCACAAGAAGGAAGGCAACGTCGAGTTGTCCAAGAACCTGCAGGTGGCCACTGCGGCCATCGACTCCATGGGCTTCTGCCTGTTCGTGGCCTTCGCGGTCCTGGATTCCGAAAACGGCGTCCAGACCATGGCCGACCTGGTCCAGTCCTACACCGGCAACGCCTTCTCCGTGGACGACCTGGTCGCCCTGGGCGCCAACGCCATGAAGGACGAGCAGGACTTCAACGAGCGCGCGGGCTTCAGCAAGGTGGACGACCGCCTGCCCAGATTCATGGAAATCGAGCCCCTGCCGCCCCACGACGTCACCTGGGACTTCGACGAAAACGAAGTGCAGGGCGCAAAGGCATAA
- a CDS encoding MoaD/ThiS family protein produces MGIELKCFATLARFMPENHEDYPVEPGETIRSLVQRLGMPLDDVTLMFVNSVRSDLDTEISDGDRVGLFPPVGGG; encoded by the coding sequence ATGGGAATCGAACTCAAATGCTTTGCGACCCTGGCCCGCTTCATGCCCGAAAACCATGAAGACTACCCGGTCGAACCCGGCGAGACCATCCGCTCTCTGGTGCAAAGACTCGGCATGCCGCTGGATGACGTAACCCTCATGTTCGTCAACTCCGTCCGCTCCGACCTTGATACCGAAATCAGCGATGGTGACCGCGTCGGACTTTTCCCGCCGGTGGGAGGGGGTTAG